A section of the Lepus europaeus isolate LE1 chromosome 10, mLepTim1.pri, whole genome shotgun sequence genome encodes:
- the MAPK11 gene encoding mitogen-activated protein kinase 11 isoform X2, translating to MSGPRAGFYRQELNKTVWEVPQRLQGLRPVGSGAYGSVCSAYDARLRQRVAVKKLSRPFQSLIHARRTYRELRLLKHLKHENVIGLLDVFTPATSIEDFSEVYLVTTLMGADLNNIVKCQALSDEHVQFLYIHSAGIIHRDLKPSNVAVNEDCELRILDFGLARQADEEMTGYVATRWYRAPEIMLNWMHYDQTVDIWSVGCIMAELLQGKALFPGSDYIDQLKRIMEVVGTPSPEVLAKISSEHARTYIQSLPPMPQKDLSSIFRGANPLAIDLLGRMLVLDSDQRVSAAEALAHAYFSQYHDPDDEPVAEPYDESVEAKERTVEEWKELTYQEVLSFKPPESPQPSGSLDIEQ from the exons ATGTCGGGGCCCCGCGCCGGCTTCTACCGGCAGGAGCTGAACAAGACGGTGTGGGAGGTGCCGCAGAGGCTGCAGGGGCTGCGCCCGGTGGGCTCCGGCGCCTACGGCTCGGTCTG CTCAGCCTACGACGCCCGGCTGCGGCAGAGGGTGGCGGTGAAGAAGCTCTCCCGGCCCTTCCAGTCGCTGATCCACGCCCGCAGGACGTACCGGGAGCTGCGGCTGCTCAAGCATCTGAAGCACGAGAAC GTCATCGGGCTTCTGGACGTCTTCACGCCAGCCACGTCCATCGAGGACTTCAGTGAAGT GTACTTGGTGACCACCCTGATGGGCGCAGACCTGAACAACATCGTCAAGTGCCAGGCGCTGAGTGACGAACACGTCCAGTTCCTG TACATCCACTCAGCGGGGATCATCCACCGG GACCTGAAGCCCAGCAATGTGGCCGTGAATGAAGACTGCGAACTCAGG ATCCTGGACTTCGGACTGGCCCGCCAGGCTGACGAGGAGATGACCGGCTACGTGGCCACGCGCTGGTACCGAGCCCCGGAGATCATGCTGAACTGGATGCACTACGACCAGACAG tGGATATCTGGTCCGTGGGCTGTATCATGGCCGAGCTGCTGCAGGGGAAGGCTCTCTTCCCAGGAAGTGACT ACATCGACCAGCTGAAGCGGATCATGGAGGTGGTGGGCACGCCCAGCCCTGAGGTTCTGGCAAAGATTTCCTCGGAGCAT GCCCGGACCTACATCCAGTCTCTGCCCCCCATGCCCCAGAAGGACCTCAGCAGCATCTTCCGCGGAGCCAACCCCCTGG CTATAGATCTCCTGGgaaggatgctggtgctggacaGCGACCAGCGGGTCAGCGCAGCGGAGGCACTGGCCCACGCCTACTTCAGCCAGTACCACGACCCCGACGATGAGCCGGTGGCCGAGCCCTATGACGAAAGCGTTGAGGCCAAGGAACGCACAGTGGAGGAGTGGAAGG AGCTCACCTACCAGGAGGTTCTCAGCTTCAAGCCCCCGGAGTCACCACAGCCATCTGGTAGCCTGGACATCGAGCAGTGA
- the MAPK11 gene encoding mitogen-activated protein kinase 11 isoform X1 — protein MSGPRAGFYRQELNKTVWEVPQRLQGLRPVGSGAYGSVCSAYDARLRQRVAVKKLSRPFQSLIHARRTYRELRLLKHLKHENVIGLLDVFTPATSIEDFSEVYLVTTLMGADLNNIVKCQALSDEHVQFLVYQLLRGLKYIHSAGIIHRDLKPSNVAVNEDCELRILDFGLARQADEEMTGYVATRWYRAPEIMLNWMHYDQTVDIWSVGCIMAELLQGKALFPGSDYIDQLKRIMEVVGTPSPEVLAKISSEHARTYIQSLPPMPQKDLSSIFRGANPLAIDLLGRMLVLDSDQRVSAAEALAHAYFSQYHDPDDEPVAEPYDESVEAKERTVEEWKELTYQEVLSFKPPESPQPSGSLDIEQ, from the exons ATGTCGGGGCCCCGCGCCGGCTTCTACCGGCAGGAGCTGAACAAGACGGTGTGGGAGGTGCCGCAGAGGCTGCAGGGGCTGCGCCCGGTGGGCTCCGGCGCCTACGGCTCGGTCTG CTCAGCCTACGACGCCCGGCTGCGGCAGAGGGTGGCGGTGAAGAAGCTCTCCCGGCCCTTCCAGTCGCTGATCCACGCCCGCAGGACGTACCGGGAGCTGCGGCTGCTCAAGCATCTGAAGCACGAGAAC GTCATCGGGCTTCTGGACGTCTTCACGCCAGCCACGTCCATCGAGGACTTCAGTGAAGT GTACTTGGTGACCACCCTGATGGGCGCAGACCTGAACAACATCGTCAAGTGCCAGGCGCTGAGTGACGAACACGTCCAGTTCCTGGTATACCAGCTGCTGCGCGGGCTGAAG TACATCCACTCAGCGGGGATCATCCACCGG GACCTGAAGCCCAGCAATGTGGCCGTGAATGAAGACTGCGAACTCAGG ATCCTGGACTTCGGACTGGCCCGCCAGGCTGACGAGGAGATGACCGGCTACGTGGCCACGCGCTGGTACCGAGCCCCGGAGATCATGCTGAACTGGATGCACTACGACCAGACAG tGGATATCTGGTCCGTGGGCTGTATCATGGCCGAGCTGCTGCAGGGGAAGGCTCTCTTCCCAGGAAGTGACT ACATCGACCAGCTGAAGCGGATCATGGAGGTGGTGGGCACGCCCAGCCCTGAGGTTCTGGCAAAGATTTCCTCGGAGCAT GCCCGGACCTACATCCAGTCTCTGCCCCCCATGCCCCAGAAGGACCTCAGCAGCATCTTCCGCGGAGCCAACCCCCTGG CTATAGATCTCCTGGgaaggatgctggtgctggacaGCGACCAGCGGGTCAGCGCAGCGGAGGCACTGGCCCACGCCTACTTCAGCCAGTACCACGACCCCGACGATGAGCCGGTGGCCGAGCCCTATGACGAAAGCGTTGAGGCCAAGGAACGCACAGTGGAGGAGTGGAAGG AGCTCACCTACCAGGAGGTTCTCAGCTTCAAGCCCCCGGAGTCACCACAGCCATCTGGTAGCCTGGACATCGAGCAGTGA
- the MAPK11 gene encoding mitogen-activated protein kinase 11 isoform X3, with the protein MSGPRAGFYRQELNKTVWEVPQRLQGLRPVGSGAYGSVCSAYDARLRQRVAVKKLSRPFQSLIHARRTYRELRLLKHLKHENVIGLLDVFTPATSIEDFSEVYLVTTLMGADLNNIVKCQALSDEHVQFLVYQLLRGLKDLKPSNVAVNEDCELRILDFGLARQADEEMTGYVATRWYRAPEIMLNWMHYDQTVDIWSVGCIMAELLQGKALFPGSDYIDQLKRIMEVVGTPSPEVLAKISSEHARTYIQSLPPMPQKDLSSIFRGANPLAIDLLGRMLVLDSDQRVSAAEALAHAYFSQYHDPDDEPVAEPYDESVEAKERTVEEWKELTYQEVLSFKPPESPQPSGSLDIEQ; encoded by the exons ATGTCGGGGCCCCGCGCCGGCTTCTACCGGCAGGAGCTGAACAAGACGGTGTGGGAGGTGCCGCAGAGGCTGCAGGGGCTGCGCCCGGTGGGCTCCGGCGCCTACGGCTCGGTCTG CTCAGCCTACGACGCCCGGCTGCGGCAGAGGGTGGCGGTGAAGAAGCTCTCCCGGCCCTTCCAGTCGCTGATCCACGCCCGCAGGACGTACCGGGAGCTGCGGCTGCTCAAGCATCTGAAGCACGAGAAC GTCATCGGGCTTCTGGACGTCTTCACGCCAGCCACGTCCATCGAGGACTTCAGTGAAGT GTACTTGGTGACCACCCTGATGGGCGCAGACCTGAACAACATCGTCAAGTGCCAGGCGCTGAGTGACGAACACGTCCAGTTCCTGGTATACCAGCTGCTGCGCGGGCTGAAG GACCTGAAGCCCAGCAATGTGGCCGTGAATGAAGACTGCGAACTCAGG ATCCTGGACTTCGGACTGGCCCGCCAGGCTGACGAGGAGATGACCGGCTACGTGGCCACGCGCTGGTACCGAGCCCCGGAGATCATGCTGAACTGGATGCACTACGACCAGACAG tGGATATCTGGTCCGTGGGCTGTATCATGGCCGAGCTGCTGCAGGGGAAGGCTCTCTTCCCAGGAAGTGACT ACATCGACCAGCTGAAGCGGATCATGGAGGTGGTGGGCACGCCCAGCCCTGAGGTTCTGGCAAAGATTTCCTCGGAGCAT GCCCGGACCTACATCCAGTCTCTGCCCCCCATGCCCCAGAAGGACCTCAGCAGCATCTTCCGCGGAGCCAACCCCCTGG CTATAGATCTCCTGGgaaggatgctggtgctggacaGCGACCAGCGGGTCAGCGCAGCGGAGGCACTGGCCCACGCCTACTTCAGCCAGTACCACGACCCCGACGATGAGCCGGTGGCCGAGCCCTATGACGAAAGCGTTGAGGCCAAGGAACGCACAGTGGAGGAGTGGAAGG AGCTCACCTACCAGGAGGTTCTCAGCTTCAAGCCCCCGGAGTCACCACAGCCATCTGGTAGCCTGGACATCGAGCAGTGA